A single region of the Devosia sp. FJ2-5-3 genome encodes:
- a CDS encoding NAD(P)H-binding protein → MISITGASGQLGRQIVAALKQRAPETALVAGTRKPSSISDLSDDGVRVVKADFDQPETLRAMFEGSRVAMIICGTAPIDIRIRQHRAAIDAARAAGVERLVYTSFINPRIESLFPYATVHADSERYLLESGLAYTILRNNHFVENLDSALNIAFQTGSLALPGASGKVGYIFRRDVAAATAAVLTQEGHENKAYELTGPEALDLYEIAGLAGETWGKPVVAHELDSAEYGRLLSQRGLPDFAVEAQIGIRLASGAGEYGHLSPAAERLAGRSLGTMTEHLQAICRRLSAVH, encoded by the coding sequence ATGATCAGCATAACCGGCGCATCGGGCCAACTCGGCCGTCAAATCGTGGCCGCCCTCAAGCAGCGCGCGCCTGAAACTGCACTCGTGGCAGGCACGCGCAAGCCCTCCTCCATCAGCGATCTTTCCGATGATGGCGTGCGCGTCGTGAAGGCCGATTTCGATCAGCCGGAAACCCTGCGTGCCATGTTCGAGGGTTCGCGGGTCGCCATGATCATCTGCGGCACGGCCCCGATCGACATCCGCATCCGGCAACATCGCGCCGCTATCGATGCTGCGCGGGCAGCGGGGGTGGAGAGGCTGGTTTATACCAGCTTCATAAATCCCCGGATCGAGAGCCTGTTTCCCTACGCGACTGTTCACGCGGATAGCGAGCGCTATCTGCTTGAGTCCGGTCTGGCCTACACCATCCTGCGCAACAATCACTTCGTGGAAAATCTGGATAGCGCCCTGAATATCGCGTTCCAGACTGGCTCCCTGGCTCTGCCCGGAGCATCGGGCAAGGTCGGTTATATCTTCCGCCGCGACGTGGCCGCAGCCACCGCTGCAGTCCTCACCCAGGAGGGCCACGAGAACAAGGCCTACGAGCTTACCGGGCCCGAAGCGCTCGATCTCTATGAGATTGCGGGACTGGCAGGCGAGACATGGGGCAAGCCTGTTGTGGCCCACGAGCTCGACAGCGCCGAGTATGGGCGCCTCCTTTCTCAGCGCGGATTGCCTGACTTTGCCGTCGAGGCCCAGATCGGCATTCGGCTTGCCTCGGGCGCGGGGGAGTATGGCCATCTCTCACCGGCGGCCGAGCGTCTTGCCGGCCGGAGCCTGGGAACGATGACCGAACATCTGCAAGCGATTTGCCGCCGCCTGTCGGCGGTGCATTGA
- a CDS encoding AMP-binding protein produces MLTGDMLRRSAERFPSKAAVVCNGVEKSYRDLERDANRCAHALLDMGLAKGAKVAILSRNRIEYVTAFFGASRTGLVFVNVSVLYALEELVYVLDKADVEVLFYEDSFAEKVKQATERLPKLKASIVFGAAAADELGFEDLLSGYPDTDPGVHLSEDDPFCMTYTGGTTGRPKGVLASHRNRVVTAHTVVVESGITDDDVVSIVTPLFHVAALNIMLQPAVLVGATTILLPKWDVSEYARLSKTYNISASFMVPTQVSMIVSDDGFEADNFSAWRKLNFSGAPMPDWVQRAMLEKLPRVRLTQFYGQSEMGIVAALKSGDLPGKLGSVGRQVYNADLAVLDPDGKPVQPGEVGEIVARGDNVMLEYYGDPGQTSAFWRHGWAWSGDLATVDADGFLTLVDRSKDMIISGGENIYPKEIENVLYEHHAVAECAVFGIPDDKWGEVPAAHVQLKSGAQICDDDLVNHCMERLARFKRPRLIKLVTEFPKTPIGKIQKNVIREEYWAGRDKRI; encoded by the coding sequence ATGTTGACTGGAGACATGCTGAGGCGCTCTGCCGAGCGCTTTCCCAGCAAGGCCGCAGTGGTCTGCAACGGGGTGGAAAAGAGCTATCGCGATCTCGAGCGGGATGCGAACCGCTGCGCCCACGCACTGCTCGACATGGGCCTTGCCAAAGGCGCCAAGGTCGCCATTCTGTCCAGAAACCGGATCGAATATGTGACCGCCTTCTTTGGCGCGTCGCGCACGGGCCTCGTCTTCGTCAATGTCTCGGTCCTCTACGCCCTCGAAGAGCTGGTCTATGTGCTCGACAAGGCAGACGTCGAGGTCCTGTTCTACGAGGACAGCTTCGCTGAAAAGGTCAAGCAGGCCACTGAACGCCTGCCCAAGTTGAAGGCATCCATCGTGTTCGGCGCTGCGGCTGCCGACGAACTGGGTTTCGAGGATCTGCTGTCAGGCTATCCCGACACCGATCCGGGGGTGCACCTCAGCGAGGACGATCCGTTCTGCATGACCTATACGGGTGGCACGACGGGCCGGCCGAAAGGTGTGCTTGCAAGTCATCGCAACCGTGTGGTCACCGCCCACACCGTGGTGGTGGAGAGTGGGATCACGGATGACGATGTGGTCTCCATAGTCACTCCGCTCTTTCACGTGGCTGCCCTCAACATCATGCTCCAGCCTGCGGTTCTGGTGGGCGCCACCACGATCCTGCTGCCCAAATGGGACGTGAGCGAATACGCACGCCTATCGAAGACCTACAATATCAGCGCCAGCTTCATGGTGCCGACCCAGGTCAGCATGATTGTGAGCGACGACGGCTTTGAGGCCGATAATTTCAGCGCCTGGCGCAAGCTCAATTTCTCCGGGGCGCCCATGCCCGACTGGGTGCAGCGAGCCATGCTGGAAAAATTGCCCAGGGTTCGTCTGACGCAGTTCTATGGTCAGTCTGAAATGGGCATTGTCGCCGCGCTCAAATCCGGCGATTTGCCCGGAAAGCTCGGCAGCGTGGGCCGCCAGGTCTACAATGCCGACCTCGCAGTGCTCGATCCCGACGGCAAGCCGGTACAGCCCGGCGAGGTCGGCGAAATCGTGGCTCGCGGCGACAACGTCATGCTTGAATATTACGGCGACCCCGGGCAGACCAGCGCGTTCTGGCGCCACGGCTGGGCCTGGAGCGGCGATCTGGCGACGGTCGATGCGGACGGGTTCCTCACCCTTGTGGATCGGTCCAAGGACATGATCATTTCCGGCGGCGAGAACATCTATCCCAAAGAGATCGAGAACGTCCTCTACGAGCATCACGCCGTTGCCGAATGCGCCGTCTTCGGCATTCCCGACGACAAATGGGGCGAGGTGCCGGCAGCCCATGTCCAGCTCAAGTCGGGCGCGCAGATCTGCGACGATGATCTGGTCAATCATTGCATGGAACGGCTGGCGCGCTTCAAGCGTCCGCGTCTCATCAAGCTGGTAACCGAGTTCCCGAAGACCCCGATCGGGAAGATCCAGAAGAACGTGATCCGGGAAGAGTATTGGGCCGGTCGGGACAAGCGCATCTAG
- the paaG gene encoding 2-(1,2-epoxy-1,2-dihydrophenyl)acetyl-CoA isomerase PaaG produces MQASESVLWALENGVLEVILNRPDKLNAFNVEMHVALRSVLERAGDDASVRSVLITGAGRAFSAGQDLSDRDPRKRTGPLDLGHSLDTYYNPAVRLIRDLRKPVIVAVNGVAAGAGANIALACDIVIAAQSAKFVQAFSKVGLVPDSGGSWTLPRTLGEARAKALMLLAEPLPATTAADWGLIWKAVPDAELLDHARQIARQLAAGPTLGLGLTKHLIQAAASNTLDAQLDLERDSQRIAGKSADYSEGVAAFLDKRPPVFRGE; encoded by the coding sequence TTGCAGGCATCGGAAAGCGTGCTTTGGGCATTGGAGAATGGCGTCCTCGAGGTGATCTTGAACCGACCGGACAAGCTCAATGCGTTCAATGTCGAAATGCATGTGGCGCTTAGGTCCGTTCTCGAGCGTGCCGGCGACGATGCGTCGGTGCGCTCTGTTCTGATCACAGGAGCGGGACGGGCGTTCTCTGCGGGACAGGACCTTAGTGATCGCGACCCGCGCAAGCGCACCGGTCCGCTCGATCTCGGGCATTCCCTGGACACTTATTATAACCCGGCCGTTCGGCTCATTCGGGACCTGCGCAAGCCGGTGATCGTCGCTGTGAACGGTGTGGCGGCGGGAGCGGGAGCCAATATCGCGCTGGCCTGCGACATCGTGATCGCGGCTCAGTCGGCAAAGTTCGTTCAGGCCTTTTCCAAGGTGGGGTTGGTACCGGATTCGGGGGGAAGCTGGACGCTGCCCCGCACGCTGGGCGAGGCCCGCGCCAAGGCGCTGATGCTTCTGGCCGAGCCGCTGCCGGCGACGACCGCCGCTGACTGGGGCCTCATCTGGAAGGCCGTGCCGGACGCCGAACTTCTCGATCATGCCCGCCAGATCGCTCGACAGCTTGCTGCAGGTCCCACCCTTGGACTTGGACTTACCAAACATCTGATCCAGGCCGCCGCCTCCAATACGCTTGACGCTCAACTTGATCTCGAGCGCGACAGCCAGCGCATTGCAGGCAAAAGCGCCGACTATTCGGAGGGGGTCGCTGCCTTTCTCGACAAGCGACCACCCGTTTTCCGGGGGGAATAA